A genome region from Panicum virgatum strain AP13 chromosome 4K, P.virgatum_v5, whole genome shotgun sequence includes the following:
- the LOC120703165 gene encoding 26.2 kDa heat shock protein, mitochondrial-like: protein MAFAVASKRAPLAGLLKKLLLAAPAVPALRPASVAAARGLFNTGGARFRRDDSDADYEESSGDEDVFCDRRCRRRRARDFSAPTFFSADPFGEPVRPGRLLALMEDDAAAPRRGWWVSKEDGDAVQLKVPMPGLGKEHVKVWADQDGLVIAGEDTGDDDGDDEGPARYGGYIALSSDAFKMDQIKAEMKDGVLKITAPKIKVEDRKDVFQVKVE, encoded by the exons ATGGCTTTCGCCGTCGCCTCCAAGCGGGCCCCGCTGGCCGGCCTCCTCAAGaagctcctcctcgccgcgcccgccgtcCCCGCGCTCCGCCCGgcgtccgtcgccgccgcccgcggcctcTTCAACACCGGGGGCGCGCGGTTCCGCCgcgacgacagcgacgccgaCTACGAGGAGTCCAGCGGCGACGAGGACGTCTTCTgcgaccgccgctgccgccgccgccgcgcgcgcgactTCTCCGCCCCCACGTTCTTCTCCGCAG ACCCGTTCGGCGAGCCGGTGAGGCCGGGCCGGCTGCTGGCGCTGATGGaggacgacgcggcggcgccgaggcgcgGGTGGTGGGTGTCCAAGGAGGACGGCGACGCGGTGCAGCTGAAGGTGCCGATGCCGGGGCTGGGAAAGGAGCACGTCAAGGTGTGGGCGGACCAGGACGGCCTGGTGATCGCGGGGGAGGACACCGGGGACGACGACGGTGACGACGAGGGCCCGGCGCGGTACGGCGGCTACATCGCGCTCTCCTCGGACGCGTTCAAGATGGACCAGATCAAGGCGGAGATGAAGGACGGGGTGCTCAAGATCACCGCGCCCAAGATCAAGGTCGAGGACCGCAAGGACGTGTTCCAGGTCAAGGTCGAGTAG